One Thermoplasmata archaeon genomic window, GATTTGCATCAACATTAAAATATTTGATACTATTTTTAATAATAATATTATTGGTGACATTATGGATCTCTGGAATATTTACGTTTTTATTGCAATTATTTTAATTTTATTAATCTTCTCAATCTTAGCATATTTACGTTCTAAAAGATCATTAAAAAGAATTGGTTTAAGGGGAAATGAGATATATGCAGACATGGAAATAAGGGCGACAACATCTTTATATTCAGAGTCTCTAGGACTGGTAGGTAAGCCTGACAGAATTACCAGGCAAGGCAATGAAATCATAGTTTGGGAATTTAAATCAAGAGAAGCGCCGGCAATTCCTTTTGATAGCCATATAATGCAATTAGCTGCATATGCAATTTTAGCAGAAGAAAAATTTAAAACAAAGGTGAGCAAAGGGATTATCAGGTACAGTAACAAAACATTCGAGATCGCAATTGACAAAGCATTAAAAGAGAGAGTAACAGAACTGATTAAAGAGATACAGCGATACCCTCCGGAAGGGCAGGTATATAGAAATCATAATGACAAAGCTCGATGTTTAAAATGTGAATATAGAGAAATATGCAAATATTCTCTTATCTAACCTTTTTTATAGATACGTAGGTGGATTGCAGTGCTGTTCCAGATCCATAGCGTTCTTGAACGAGGTCTTCAACCACAAAATTGATGTTTTTTCCATCATTCAGTTTAGGCCAAGCACCTTTATATGCTGCTACTACACCTTCAGGAATATCATCAGATATTATTGCGGTCATATTCAAAGCACCTGCAGTGCTTTTTACCTCTATCAGATCTCCATCTTTAATTCCCAAATTTAAAGCATCGTTTCTGTTGACTCTTAAAGCAGTGTCAAACGAAGTTAAAATATTGAACTGAGAGTGCATGGACTTAATATGAGTTAAGCTTAAAAATATAAATTTTCCATCTATGCTATTCTTCTTTAAATCAGTATCTATATAATTAAAATTTATCTTACCACTGGAATTTGGAACCTTTATCTTTGCAAAGCCATGGTTATAAAATTCTTCTGTGTTTATATTTAACTGGCTCAGTACCTTTGAGATAATTTCAGATTCAGATTCTATAAGCGCAGGATCAGGCAATTTCATATGCTTTGCCAGTAAAGTGAATAGTTCATAGTTTGATTTGCACTCTCCTCTTGGCTCTACTATTTTCTGGTTTAAGTTGATATAATTGTGAAAATATGAAACTACCAAATCATTTTGCTCAAAAAAAGTAGTGGCAGGCAAAACGATATCTGCAAAATCAGTAGAGTCTGTAAAAAAGAGATCATGAACAACAATAAACAAACCGTTTTTGACTGCGTCTCTTAGAGCCTCTTGATTTGGTAAAGTAGCAAATGGATTACTATTGTATACAAACATGAACTTGATGTTTTTTTCTTTTAATTCTCTTCCGAGCTGAGACTGTTTAATCAGTACTCTATTATCATTTGAGCCTGCAAGATATTTATAATCCAGGTCATTTTTAAGACTGTATATAAGCCCATTCATGTTACCCAAAAGTGCTGGCAATATAGCAATTGCTTTAACGGTATCTCCACCATGCAAGCTTCTCTGAAATCCATATCCTATATGTATAATGCTTTTTTTTGTTAGATAAAGCTCTGCCAGAGCTATAATATCCTCCTTTTTAATGCCTGTGATTGAGGATGTATAATCTAAACTGTACTTTTCAACCTTAGCTGCAAAATTATCAAAACCGATCGTTGATAGACTTATAAAATCTTTATCATATTTTTTATTTTTTATGATATAATTTGCCAATCCGAGAGCTAGCGTAATATCTGTTCCTATCTTGATTTTTATATGCCAATCTGCTTTTTTAGACGTTTCAGTAGCTAAAGGATCTATAGCTATCATATATGCCTTGCTCTTTTTAGCAAGATAATAGCCATGAACATTGGTCCAAACACTGTTAATTCCCCAATATATTATCAATTCAGAATTCAGGATCTCTAATGGATCTACGCTATTGAAAGAGCCATACAGTTGTTCCAGTGCTCTAGCACCGGCTTCGTCACATGCGCTATGTAATAGTTTTGCAGTGCCAAGATAATTAAAAAAACGTTGCGGAAAATAATATGAAATCAAACCTTTATTGCCGGCATATTCTACATTTAATATGCTTTCAGGTCCATAAGTATCCATAGTTTCTTGAATTTTATCAGAAATGATTTCTAATGCTTTATTCCATTCCAATCTTTCAAATTTACCTTCTCCTTTTTTACCAACTGCTTTCATCGGATAAAGCACTCTTTTTTCTGAGTAATATGCGTCCACAAAAAATTTAGATTTATAGCATAAGAATCCATTTGTTACCGGATGTTCTTTATTGCCATTAATATATAGTTTATCATCTAGATCTGTCCATATAGAACAAGAGTCATAGCAGTCTTTTGGGCATGCACTGAAAAACCTCATAGTTTAAAATATATGAATTCTATGATTTATATTTTTGGGAAACTCCTGAAAAATATTAATAATATGATTTTCATTGTGCATCTTGTATGGAATCAACAGCACCGGCAAAAATAATATTGTTCGGAGAGCATGCGGTCGTTTATGGAGAGCCTGCCATAGCGATGGCCATAAATATACGAAGTACGGTCAAGTTAACTCAGGCAGATAAGTTTTTGATAAATGGGGAAATTCCCGATTCCAAGTTTCATAGCTACATAAAAAAGGCCATAGAACTTTACTGGAAAGAAGGACCTTTGAATGTAACAACAAAGAGCATGATTCCACATGCTTCTGGTCTAGGATCTTCAGCATCTATTACAGTTTCTACTGTTTCTTCTATTTTAGCGCTGCAGAATGATTGGAGCAAAGAAAAAATTGCAAAAAATAGTTTTGAGATAGAATATTTAGTGCAGGGCGCAGCAAGTCCTACTGATACATCTACAGTAACTTCAGGCGGTGTAGTTTTGGTATCTAGACATAAACCGGCCCTATTATGGGAAATTGAAAAAGAAGGAAATAGATGGTATATAAACAATATAGATATCAGCCAGCTATCGTTGATAATAGGTTGCTCAAGCATAAAAGGAGTAACTCATGAGCAGGTAGAAAAAGTTAGGAAATATGTAAATAACAGCAGTTTTGCAAGAGAGGTTATAAAGGAAATAGGAGATATTACAGTTTCTTCGATTTCAGCACTAAAAAATGGAGACTATGAAACATTGGGAAATTTAATGAAAAAAAATCAAAGTTTATTGTCAATTTTGGGTGTCAGTCATCCGCAGATACAGAGCATGATAAACGAAGTTGAAAAATATTCATACGGCTCTAAAATTACAGGTGCAGGTGGCGGGGGATGCATTATTATACTCACTGATGAAAAGGATGAAGTATCAAAAATATTAAAGGCCGGGGGTTGGGAAGCATACCAAGTAAAAATGGATAAAGAAGGTGTGAAGGTTTACTGATTTGTTTTCAATTTTGTAACTGCGGATACAAAATCATTCTCTTTTAAGTCAATCAGTTTCACTCCCATTGTCTGTCTTCCCAGTAATGGAACCTCTCTGATCTTAAATTGTATAGTGCTACCATTTCTAGTAATGATAATCACTTCATCATCCTCTGTTACAGATAATATGTCCACCATAGCGCCAGTTAAATTTGTAATCTTATGTCCTATAACACCAGTGCCGGCTCTCTTAATTTTTCTAAATTTATCGATTCTGGACCTTTTTCCTTTTCCAAGCTCTGTCACAGTAAAAATTTCAGTGCCTTCAGAGTCTAGACAACTACCAATTACTTGATCATCTTTCTTCAGTCTTATGCCACGTACACCCATGCCGGTCCTGCTAAGAGGCCTTATGTCTGCTTCTGAAAATCTAATAACTTTTCCATCTTTTGATCCTATAAATATATCGTTTTTGCCATTGGTAAGCTTTATACTCACAATCTCATCATCATCCTTTAAGGTAATTGCAATTTTTCCGCTAATACGTATGTTTTTATAATCTTCAATATGCGTTTTCTTAACAATCCCTTTCTTCGTAACGATCAGAATGTAAGAGCCCTCAAACTTAGATACACGTATTGTAGCCTGAATCTTTTCATTATCCTGCAATTTTGGCAAAAAGTTGACAATAGCCTTACCTTTAGCTCTTCTAGAGACCTGTGGGATCATGTATGTTTTGATGCTGTATACTCTACCCAGGTTTGTAAAAAATAGAAGATAGTCATGGGTATTTGCAATAAATAGGTCTTTTGTAAAGTCAGTCTCATCGCTGTCTGTCAAAATTCCAGTACCACCTCTTCCTTGTGTCCTGTATTCTTGCATAGAAATTCTTTTTATGTATCCGTTATTGGTTATCAATATTACCACATCTTCCGATGGGATGAGATCTTCAGTTTCTCTTCTTTCTATCTCCTCTTTCAAAATCTCGGTTTTTCTATTGTCCCCATATTTTCTTATAAGCTCTAAAAATTCATCTTTCATAATATTATATCTTAGGTTTTCGTTATTCAGGATATCTTTTAAAGATTCAATGTTTTTTAATAGATCCTTTTCTTCATCGTCTAGATTTTTTCTCTCTAACCCTGTAAGTTTTTGCAGTCTCATATCAAGTATAGCTTTAGCCTGAATCTCCGTAAAACCAAATTTGCTCATTAAATTATCTCTGGCAACTGAAGTGTCATTAGATGCTCTAATCAAAGAGATGATCTCATCAATGTGATCCAGTGCTTTAATTAGCCCTGATACAATGTGTTCTCTTTCCTGTGCCTTTCTAAGCTCAAATTCAGATCTTTTTATTATAATATTCATTCTAAACTTGACAAACTCTGAAATAAGCTCTTTTAAGTTGAGAATCTTTGGGACATTATCTACAAGCGTGAGATTTATAACATTATACGATATTTCTAATGGTGTATGCTCAAATAATTGATTTAATATTACATCAGTATTTGCATCTTTTTTTACTTTTATAAGTATTCTAATTCCCTCTTTATTAGATTCATCCTTTAAACCTATAATGCCGGTTAAAGTGCCTTCTTTTGATAGTACCCCAATAGCTTTTAACAGTTCTGATTTATTGACTTCATAAGGTATCTCTGTAAATACTAGATCCACGTACCCCTCATGTTTTTCTATGTGGTACTTTGATCGTATTTTAAAAGATCCTCTCCCTGTAAGATATGCCTGTTGCATAGAACTATGCCCAATAATAATGCCGCCAGTGGGAAAATCTGGTCCCTCAATAAAATTTAAAAGTTGTAAAATATCGCAGTCTCTGTTATCAATATAATATATTATAGCATTTAAAATTTCAGAAATGTTGTGTGGTGGCATCTTGGTAGCCATCCCTACCGCAATTCCTGAAGTTCCATTAATCAGTAGATTTGGAACTTTGGAAGGCAACAGTAACGGCTCCTCGAGTGAGCCATCAAAGTTTAGAACTTTGTCAACAGTATCTTTTTCAATATCCTCCAGCATATCCCCAGAGATCTTTGTCAGACGCGCTTCAGTGTACCTCATAGCTGCGGCAGAGTCTCCATCAATGCTACCAAAATTACCTTGGCCATCAACAAGTGGATATCTCATAGAGAAATTTTGAGCCATATGAACAATAGAATCATATATGGCAGTATCTCCGTGTGGGTGATATTTACCCATAACCTCTCCCACTATTCTAGCACATTTTTTATACGGTTTATCATGTTCCAAATTCAATTCGTACATAGAATACAATATTCTTCTCTGCACAGGTTTCAGACCATCTCTAACATCAGGCAGAGATCTGCCCACTATTACGCTCATTGCATAGTCCATGTATGATTTTCGCATTTCCTGCTCAATTGCAGTAATTTTTTCTGGCATAACAAATTCCTCCCTAAATATCTAAGTTAAGTACCTCTTTTGCATGTCTTATTATGAAAGCTTTTCTTGGTTCTACTAAGCTTCCCATCAAAATGGAAAACAATCGGTCTGCTTCGGCCATGGTTTCAACACTTACTTTCAAAAGCCTTCGAGTCTCAGGGTTCATGGTAGTATCCCATAATTGTTGAGGGTTCATCTCTCCAAGCCCTTTGAATCTCTGGATCGTAACATCTTTGCCAAGCTCTTTGACAGCAATGTTTTTCTCATCTTCTGTGTAAACATATCTTACATCTTTGCCTTTCTGTACTCTATACAATGGTGGCTGGGCAATGTATATGTGTCCTACCGTGACTAAATCTCTTGCAAACCTGTAGAAAAAAGTAAGTAATAATGTTTGAATGTGTGCCCCATCAACATCTGCATCCGTCATTATTATTATTCTATTGTATCTCAATTTGGTGAGATCAAAATTATTATTTACGCCAGTGCCTATAGCAGATATTAATGCTTTAATTTCTTCATTTCTAAACACTTTTTCCTCATACGCTTTTTCTACGTTCATAATCTTTCCACGCAATGGTAATATTGCCTGGAAATTTCTATTGCGAGCCTGCTTAGCCGATCCTCCTGCTGAATCACCTTCTACAATGAAAAGTTCAGCTTTGGTCGGATCTTCTTCTGAACAGTCTGCAAGCTTGCCCGGAAGGCCAAAAGTATCAGAGATCTCTTTTCTTTTTACATTTTCTCTAGCTTTTCTGGCAGCTTCCCTTGCCATACCTGAAATAACAATTTTCTTAACAATGTTCATAGCATCTTCAGGATGTTCTTCAAAAAAGCGTTTTAGATTCTTAGTAGTAACAGAGGTAACAATCCCTTTAACTTCACTGTTTCCGAGCTTTGATTTTGTCTGCCCCTCAAATTGTGGCTCAGGGTGCATGATCTGAATGACACATACAAGTCCTTCTCTAACATCCTCTCCCGTTATAGAAGGTATCTCTCTTAATAACTGGTGCTCTTTGGCATAATCGTTGATAACTTTAGTTAGTGCGGCTCGAAATCCAGTAATATGTGTACCCCCCTCACTGGTTTGTATGTCATTTACATAACCTAGGAGAGTTTCATAAGAAGAGTTATTGTAAAGCATAGAAAGTTGAACTACGATAGAGTCCATCTTCTCTTCAAAATAAATAACATTTTTGTGGATGGGCATGTTTCCCTCGGTCAAAAACTTAACAAATTCAACTATGCCCCCATCATATTTATATTCTTCAAACGTCTCAGATATTTTATCTTTTAGTGTTATTCTTAGTCCCCTATTTAAAAAGGCCATATTCCTTAATTTTCCTTTAATTGTCTCATAATCAAATTCTAAGGTTTCAAAAATCAAAGGATCTGCCTTGAATTTTATAAACGTGCCAGTAGGACTGTTCTCTATAATATCTTCCCTATACTTTTCATCCCATAGAATGCCATTTTCAGTGATTGTGCCAACCTCGAGAATTTCGGTCATTTTCTTTCCCCTAGAATATTCTTGGTAATACACTTTCCCGTTTCTTTTGATATATATTTTTAACCACTCAGAAAGAAAATTTACCACATGCACACCTACTCCATGCAATCCGCCAGACACACTGTATACTTTTTTATCAAATTTTGCGCCAGAATGAAGATCTGTGAGTACAATCTCTAGTGCTGGTTTTTTATATACAGGGTGGATTTCTACGGGAATTCCCCTCCCATCATCTTCGACACTGGCTATTCCATCTCCGTAAATGGTGACGTGTATATTTTTACATGCTCCAGCAAGTGCCTCATCAATACTGTTATCCACAATTTCCACCAATAAATGATGTAGTCCCCGCTGATCTGTGCTTCCAATATACATTCCCGGTCTTCTTCTAACTGCTTCTACGCCACCTAAAACCTGAATTTCATCTGCATTGTATTCCATTAATTTCTCACCTATTTTTTATCTAAATATATACTTAATGCTTACATTAAATAAAAATGTTTTGATTAATTTTTTTTAGCTATGTAGAGCAAAGAATTTTTTTTATATAATTTTTTATTTATAAATCTATCTTTTTCATAAGTTTTTTTCTCTATGATCTCAAAATCTTTTAATAAATTTAGAATCTCAAGATTTTCAAAATAATGAGTAACTATATTATTTCCCCTTAAATATGTATATTCTTCTACGGGATATCCCTTACCAACTCTGAAATCATTTATATCGAATACTTCCAAAAATAACATGCCATCATATTTTAGTAGCTTATAAACAAGATTAATTATTTTTTCTCGTTCGTTTTTCAAAAAATGATCCAATATATGGATCATCAGAATCTTATCAAAAGTTTCATCTTTAAATGGTGGTGATAAAATATCTCCCTGCACTAATTCAGTATTAGTTTTTATTAGCTTGAGAGCATAAATAGATACATCTAATCCTATAATATTGTATCCCTCATCATAAATTGGAGTAAGAGTTTTACCATTGCCACAACCCACATCCAGAATAAAATCGTCATTATTTAAAAACATTAAAATGTCATTCAAATTGTAATTTTTGCCTCTCCATAATATTCCTCTTCTACGGTACTCTAGATCCCATGCTCTCTTTGTCTTTAAGTCCATAATTCAATATTCTTTCAATTTTGCAGCAATGTTCATTGCTAGTTCAACATCCTCCATTTCCATCGCCAGGTCTGCTGCAGAATCATAGATATCTGAATATGAGTTTTTAAAAGCTTTTCTCTCTGTTTTTTTGAGGGATTTAGTATATGAATCTATTAGGTCAATGGCCGACATTAAATATTCCAATGCTTTGTTAAGTTCCCCATGCTCTCTCTCTAAATAGCTTATGTTTTGTAATGAAAGGACAAAATTCTCTAAATCTTTGTTTTTTTCAGATATATCTTTGGCTTTTTTAAAATACTCCATTGCTTTTTCTTTATCTGACCAGTAAAGTATTCCAAGATGGTTGAATATTTCAGCTTCTATGTATTGGTTTTTATTTTTTAATGCCAGATCCAACGCTTTTTGCAAATTATCTTCCGCATTTTTCTGGTCGTTTTCAAGATCTATAGTGCTCAGATATATGAGATCTTTAGCTATTTTTAAGTCGTCTCCTTCGTTAATATGTATTTCTAAAGCTTTTTCTGCATATTCTTTGCTCTTAGAAATATCTGCCGGAGAATTATATAGGTAACACTGTGAAATTTTCAAAAGTAAGTTTGACAAAAATAAGGCATCATTTTCTTTGTAATCAGAATATATCTGTAAATATCCTTTCAAAGCCCTAGAAAACTCTTCTTTGTCATATAGCTTGTCTGAGTCCTTTAATAATTTTTCATCTACCATATCTGGGATTATAAATTCTAATAATTTAAATGTAACGCCTTGGAATATAAAAAATTAATATTTATAATAACATTATTATTTATATGTAATAAGATTTATTTTTTTTAAATTTATTTTTTTTAAATTTTTAAATATTAACTGCGAATTTATATATAATAATATAAAAATATTAATTACAAAAAAATAAAGAAAATAAAACATAACTAAAAACATTTATCATAAACACTTTTAAAGGTAAATACTTGTAAATTTTATTTTTATATAATTAATTTTTTTAAAAAAATATTTATATAAAATATATACTATTAATATTATATATGTTGAGCTTGTTAAAATATTTGTAAAAAAATATAAAGAAAATAGGCTAAAAAATAAAAAACCTTAAATATGCAAATTTTATCATCGGAATTGTTTTATCAATCATTAAAGAGATAAACCTTTAATGGAGGTTAAAAAAGATGGTAGTTGGAATTCACATAATATTGGACTTCTACGGAGTAGACGAAGAGATCTTGAACTATGTAGAGAGCATGAAACCTATATTCGAGAATACAGCAAAAGAGGCTAAGCTTACTAAAATATCTTCCGATTATTATCAGTTCAGGCCAAAAGGATGCTCTGGCATAATTTTACTTGCAGAATCTCATTTATCCTTTCACACTTGGCCAGAATATAAACTGGTCACGCTAGATATTTTTACCTGCGGGGATCAAAAGCAGGCATATAGTGCATTTTATATTTTAGAAAAATACCTAAAACCTACAAAAGTATCTCAATGCATAATTGAGAGAGGCACTGATGCACCTGAAAAAACCTATCCTGAAATCTCTACCGAAGAGATAAAAATTTCAGATCTAAATTAAAGGTTATTATTATGTTTACTATTGTTCCGTCTAAAGTTTTTTTTACAAAAGGAATTGGAAGACATAAAAGTAAATTGGGCTCTTTTGAAAGAGCCCTAAGAGATGCAGAAATTGCACAGTTTAACCTGGTAGAAGTCAGTTCGATATTTCCACCTAATGCAGAGATAATATCTAAAGAGGAAGGATTGTCAGTCTTAAAGTCTGGACAAATCCTGTTTTTAGTACTTGCACAAAATTCTTCTGATGAACTTAATAGATTAATATCTGCTGCTGTAGGATTGGCGATTCCTAAAGATAGAAAAATGTACGGTTATTTAAGTGAGCATCATAGTTTTGGAGAAACTGAACAGACAGCAGGAGAGTTTGCTGAAGATCTAGCAGCAGAGATGCTGGCATCTACACTTGGAATAGAATCACATCTGGTATGGGATGAAACTAAAGGTATTTACAAGCTTGATGATAGAATATTACTAACACAACATACTGTAAGTACTACAACTGTAGAGAAGCCATCAGAATGGACCACTACATTGGCCGCCGCAGTACTCATTCCTTAAATCTTTAGCAGTGTTGTGAGCTAATTTTATTGGCTCTGGTGAGCCTTTCTTTGTCAGATTTTTTATTATTTTGTATGCACTTTCTATAGATATTTTATGGCCGGGGGAAATATAATTTTTTTGTAGGATCTTCCCAACTAAGGCATCATCTAAATATATCCTGTTATCTAAAACATTTCCAGTTAAAAGAGATTTTGCAACACCTATTGTAGTAATATCTAGTTTTACCCCAACATAGGATGCTATTCCGAATCTGGAGGGATGCAGTATTCCATTTCCATCAATAATTAATATCCCATCCTTATCAGCATATTTTAATATCAAATCTCCTTCCCGATACGAAAAATAGGTTGGGATATAAGGGAAAGAAACAGTGTCGATATACGTTTTTGTGGATACAATATCCCCGGTTCTTAAATTAAATTTAACA contains:
- the cas4 gene encoding CRISPR-associated protein Cas4 translates to MDLWNIYVFIAIILILLIFSILAYLRSKRSLKRIGLRGNEIYADMEIRATTSLYSESLGLVGKPDRITRQGNEIIVWEFKSREAPAIPFDSHIMQLAAYAILAEEKFKTKVSKGIIRYSNKTFEIAIDKALKERVTELIKEIQRYPPEGQVYRNHNDKARCLKCEYREICKYSLI
- a CDS encoding molybdopterin-dependent oxidoreductase; its protein translation is MRFFSACPKDCYDSCSIWTDLDDKLYINGNKEHPVTNGFLCYKSKFFVDAYYSEKRVLYPMKAVGKKGEGKFERLEWNKALEIISDKIQETMDTYGPESILNVEYAGNKGLISYYFPQRFFNYLGTAKLLHSACDEAGARALEQLYGSFNSVDPLEILNSELIIYWGINSVWTNVHGYYLAKKSKAYMIAIDPLATETSKKADWHIKIKIGTDITLALGLANYIIKNKKYDKDFISLSTIGFDNFAAKVEKYSLDYTSSITGIKKEDIIALAELYLTKKSIIHIGYGFQRSLHGGDTVKAIAILPALLGNMNGLIYSLKNDLDYKYLAGSNDNRVLIKQSQLGRELKEKNIKFMFVYNSNPFATLPNQEALRDAVKNGLFIVVHDLFFTDSTDFADIVLPATTFFEQNDLVVSYFHNYINLNQKIVEPRGECKSNYELFTLLAKHMKLPDPALIESESEIISKVLSQLNINTEEFYNHGFAKIKVPNSSGKINFNYIDTDLKKNSIDGKFIFLSLTHIKSMHSQFNILTSFDTALRVNRNDALNLGIKDGDLIEVKSTAGALNMTAIISDDIPEGVVAAYKGAWPKLNDGKNINFVVEDLVQERYGSGTALQSTYVSIKKVR
- the mvk gene encoding mevalonate kinase, whose protein sequence is MESTAPAKIILFGEHAVVYGEPAIAMAINIRSTVKLTQADKFLINGEIPDSKFHSYIKKAIELYWKEGPLNVTTKSMIPHASGLGSSASITVSTVSSILALQNDWSKEKIAKNSFEIEYLVQGAASPTDTSTVTSGGVVLVSRHKPALLWEIEKEGNRWYINNIDISQLSLIIGCSSIKGVTHEQVEKVRKYVNNSSFAREVIKEIGDITVSSISALKNGDYETLGNLMKKNQSLLSILGVSHPQIQSMINEVEKYSYGSKITGAGGGGCIIILTDEKDEVSKILKAGGWEAYQVKMDKEGVKVY
- the gyrA gene encoding DNA gyrase subunit A, giving the protein MPEKITAIEQEMRKSYMDYAMSVIVGRSLPDVRDGLKPVQRRILYSMYELNLEHDKPYKKCARIVGEVMGKYHPHGDTAIYDSIVHMAQNFSMRYPLVDGQGNFGSIDGDSAAAMRYTEARLTKISGDMLEDIEKDTVDKVLNFDGSLEEPLLLPSKVPNLLINGTSGIAVGMATKMPPHNISEILNAIIYYIDNRDCDILQLLNFIEGPDFPTGGIIIGHSSMQQAYLTGRGSFKIRSKYHIEKHEGYVDLVFTEIPYEVNKSELLKAIGVLSKEGTLTGIIGLKDESNKEGIRILIKVKKDANTDVILNQLFEHTPLEISYNVINLTLVDNVPKILNLKELISEFVKFRMNIIIKRSEFELRKAQEREHIVSGLIKALDHIDEIISLIRASNDTSVARDNLMSKFGFTEIQAKAILDMRLQKLTGLERKNLDDEEKDLLKNIESLKDILNNENLRYNIMKDEFLELIRKYGDNRKTEILKEEIERRETEDLIPSEDVVILITNNGYIKRISMQEYRTQGRGGTGILTDSDETDFTKDLFIANTHDYLLFFTNLGRVYSIKTYMIPQVSRRAKGKAIVNFLPKLQDNEKIQATIRVSKFEGSYILIVTKKGIVKKTHIEDYKNIRISGKIAITLKDDDEIVSIKLTNGKNDIFIGSKDGKVIRFSEADIRPLSRTGMGVRGIRLKKDDQVIGSCLDSEGTEIFTVTELGKGKRSRIDKFRKIKRAGTGVIGHKITNLTGAMVDILSVTEDDEVIIITRNGSTIQFKIREVPLLGRQTMGVKLIDLKENDFVSAVTKLKTNQ
- a CDS encoding DNA topoisomerase subunit B; its protein translation is MEYNADEIQVLGGVEAVRRRPGMYIGSTDQRGLHHLLVEIVDNSIDEALAGACKNIHVTIYGDGIASVEDDGRGIPVEIHPVYKKPALEIVLTDLHSGAKFDKKVYSVSGGLHGVGVHVVNFLSEWLKIYIKRNGKVYYQEYSRGKKMTEILEVGTITENGILWDEKYREDIIENSPTGTFIKFKADPLIFETLEFDYETIKGKLRNMAFLNRGLRITLKDKISETFEEYKYDGGIVEFVKFLTEGNMPIHKNVIYFEEKMDSIVVQLSMLYNNSSYETLLGYVNDIQTSEGGTHITGFRAALTKVINDYAKEHQLLREIPSITGEDVREGLVCVIQIMHPEPQFEGQTKSKLGNSEVKGIVTSVTTKNLKRFFEEHPEDAMNIVKKIVISGMAREAARKARENVKRKEISDTFGLPGKLADCSEEDPTKAELFIVEGDSAGGSAKQARNRNFQAILPLRGKIMNVEKAYEEKVFRNEEIKALISAIGTGVNNNFDLTKLRYNRIIIMTDADVDGAHIQTLLLTFFYRFARDLVTVGHIYIAQPPLYRVQKGKDVRYVYTEDEKNIAVKELGKDVTIQRFKGLGEMNPQQLWDTTMNPETRRLLKVSVETMAEADRLFSILMGSLVEPRKAFIIRHAKEVLNLDI
- a CDS encoding class I SAM-dependent methyltransferase: MDLKTKRAWDLEYRRRGILWRGKNYNLNDILMFLNNDDFILDVGCGNGKTLTPIYDEGYNIIGLDVSIYALKLIKTNTELVQGDILSPPFKDETFDKILMIHILDHFLKNEREKIINLVYKLLKYDGMLFLEVFDINDFRVGKGYPVEEYTYLRGNNIVTHYFENLEILNLLKDFEIIEKKTYEKDRFINKKLYKKNSLLYIAKKN
- the speD gene encoding adenosylmethionine decarboxylase, whose translation is MVVGIHIILDFYGVDEEILNYVESMKPIFENTAKEAKLTKISSDYYQFRPKGCSGIILLAESHLSFHTWPEYKLVTLDIFTCGDQKQAYSAFYILEKYLKPTKVSQCIIERGTDAPEKTYPEISTEEIKISDLN
- a CDS encoding arginine decarboxylase, pyruvoyl-dependent, with amino-acid sequence MFTIVPSKVFFTKGIGRHKSKLGSFERALRDAEIAQFNLVEVSSIFPPNAEIISKEEGLSVLKSGQILFLVLAQNSSDELNRLISAAVGLAIPKDRKMYGYLSEHHSFGETEQTAGEFAEDLAAEMLASTLGIESHLVWDETKGIYKLDDRILLTQHTVSTTTVEKPSEWTTTLAAAVLIP
- a CDS encoding endonuclease V, coding for MDLFSIFYALVKQIPPGRVSTYGSLANALGDPIAARAVGVMLSQNPEPVIIPCHRVVSSDGTLGGFTHPNGISEKINLLKREGVTVDRGRIIDFKNILFTDFKSDYPLQKLKKEQIELSKKVILQDSIDSYFVTGVDVSYFRNLSFIAFVKFNLRTGDIVSTKTYIDTVSFPYIPTYFSYREGDLILKYADKDGILIIDGNGILHPSRFGIASYVGVKLDITTIGVAKSLLTGNVLDNRIYLDDALVGKILQKNYISPGHKISIESAYKIIKNLTKKGSPEPIKLAHNTAKDLRNEYCGGQCSGPF